From Acipenser ruthenus chromosome 2, fAciRut3.2 maternal haplotype, whole genome shotgun sequence, a single genomic window includes:
- the LOC117403569 gene encoding serine/threonine-protein kinase RIO2-like, protein MGKLNVVVLRYLSREDFRVLTAVEMGMKNHEIVPTSLIASIASLKHGGCNKILRELVKHRLLVYERSKMVQGYRLSYGGYDYLALKTMSSRDTLDSVGNQMGVGKESDIYIVANAKQEQFALKLQRLGRTSFRNLKNKRDYHQHRRKMSWLYLSRLAAMKEFAYMKALYERGFPVPKPVDYNRHAVVMELINGYPLCQVHHVEDPGALYSELMDLIVKLANHGLIHGDFNEFNVMMDDEDHATIIDFPQMVSTSHLNAEWYFDRDVKCIRDFFLRRFGYESELYPTFKDIRKEESLDVQISASGYTKEMQLDDELLHPAGPEGEHEGVEESDEEEDSEAGSCQSGSETGITEDLSPLQGQVDLTEFKQALLELEGPTAEGSDQPRTERGPGSATVTEESDGRELEDECPDLVDLSAANKEFRAFRDEESMLHINGHRRRTSSMTSVGSMASCSTIPPELVKQKVKRQLTKQQKSAQRRRLQKGEASLVTKERRDNLQDIKSSVEAASFWG, encoded by the exons ATGGGGAAATTAAACGTGGTTGTGCTGAGGTACCTCTCGAGGGAAGATTTCCGTGTCCTCACTGCT GTTGAGATGGGAATGAAGAATCATGAAATCGTACCTACTAGTCTGATCGCCTCAATTGCAAGTCTCAAACATGGAGGATGTAATAAAATCTTGAGAGAGCTGGTCAAACATAGACTGCTGGTCTATGAGCGCTCAAAAA TGGTGCAGGGCTACCGTTTGAGTTATGGTGGGTATGATTATTTAGCCCTGAAAACCATGTCGTCCCGAGACACACTCGACTCAGTTGGGAACCAGATGGGAGTGGGCAAAGAATCAG ATATCTACATTGTAGCAAATGCAAAACAGGAGCAGTTTGCATTGAAGCTTCAAAGACTGGGGAGAACCTCGTTTCGGAACCTGAAGAACAAGCGCGATTACCACCAGCACCGGCGCAAGATGTCTTGGCTCTACCTTTCCCGTCTGGCAGCCATGAAGGAATTTGCATACATGAAG GCTTTGTATGAGCGAGGGTTTCCAGTGCCTAAACCAGTGGATTACAACAGACATGCTGTTGTGATGGAGCTGATCAATGGATACCCGCT ttgccAGGTACACCATGTGGAAGATCCAGGTGCTTTATACAGTGAATTGATGGACCTGATTGTGAAACTGGCGAATCACGGCTTGATTCATGGGGATTTCAACGAGTTTAACGTGATGATGGATGATGAAGACCACGCCACGATCATTGATTTTCCGCAAATGGTGTCCACTTCCCATCTGAATGCTGAATG GTATTTCGACAGAGATGTCAAATGCATTCGAGACTTCTTCCTGAGGCGATTTGGTTATGAAAGTGAGCTGTATCCCACCTTTAAAGACATCCg GAAGGAGGAGTCCCTGGATGTGCAGATTTCTGCCAGCGGCTACACCAAAGAGATGCAGCTCGACGATGAGCTCCTGCACCCAGCGGGCCCTGAGGGAGAGCACGAAGGTGTGGAGGAGTCCGACGAGGAGGAGGATAGTGAAGCTGGATCATGCCAGTCAGGGAGTGAGACTGGCATTACCGAAGACCTCAGCCCCTTACAAGGCCAGGTGGACCTGACGGAGTTCAAACAGGCCTTACTGGAGCTGGAAGGACCAACAGCAGAGGGAAGTGATCAGCCCCGTACAGAACGGGGGCCTGGGAGTGCCACAGTGACAGAGGAGAGTGACGGGCGGGAGCTTGAAGATGAGTGTCCTGATTTAGTGGACCTTTCTGCAGCCAACAAAGAATTCAGGGCTTTCAG AGACGAGGAGAGCATGCTGCACATCAACGGACACAGACGGAGAACCAGCAGCATGACGTCAGTTGGCAGCATGGCAAGCTGTTCCACGATTCCGCCG GAATTGGTGAAACAGAAGGTGAAAAGGCAGCTGACGAAGCAACAGAAGTCAGCACAAAGAAGGCGCTTGCAGAAGGGCGAGGCCAGTCTGGTCACCAAAGAGAGGCGGGACAACCTCCAGGATATTAAATCTAGTGTGGAAGCGGCTTCGTTCTGGGGCTGA